The following are encoded together in the Bradymonas sediminis genome:
- the metG gene encoding methionine--tRNA ligase — protein sequence MADFYVTTPIYYVNGAPHIGHAYTTIVADVFARHYRQRGDEVFFLTGTDEHGLKVQRAAEEQGISPQELVDTNSAKFRDLFAKLELTHDRFVRTTEADHKDAVVEMVRRMKAAGDIYLDTYAGWYSASDEAYYSEDEIEDGKAIESGSAVEWVEEKSYFFRLSKYEQPLIEWYNSQDIPVRPKARRNEIAAFVEGGLNDLSISRTTFNWGIEFPEDPEHVLYVWVDALTNYITGIGGFDEKGEPAKFWPADLHLIGKDILRFHAVYWPAFLMSAGVELPKQVFAHGWWTVDGQKMSKSRGNWVDAFELVEQYPLDLLRYFMIREIPLGSDGNFVQERIVERNNSELADNLGNLVNRTTKMMQGFLGGTVPKSVETDVEADVSLRECAAKTLTEVRDSMDKREPHHALESIMHLGNELNQYIQSTQPWKAKKEGDSERVEQILYHALEGIRWMAVLVQAFVPDAAAKILVAFGLDPVEGARLDALQWGGLPAGNTITTPDVLFEKIELDVPKPVEKEPKKKSKKKGDKKMNKDDAEGSGLIEFGDFLKVKMAVGRILSAERVDGADKLLKLSADVGEDAPRTIVAGLALAFEPEDLVNKQVAMVVNLKPAKLFGIKSEAMVLAVKDADGGLELAFFSDNIVPGTQIS from the coding sequence ATGGCTGATTTTTACGTTACGACACCGATCTATTACGTCAACGGCGCGCCCCATATCGGGCATGCGTATACGACCATCGTCGCCGATGTTTTTGCGCGCCATTATCGCCAGCGCGGCGATGAGGTCTTCTTTTTGACCGGGACCGATGAGCATGGGCTCAAGGTGCAGCGGGCGGCCGAGGAGCAGGGGATTTCGCCTCAAGAGTTGGTCGATACGAACTCGGCGAAATTTCGCGATTTATTCGCGAAGCTCGAGCTCACCCATGACCGCTTCGTGCGGACCACGGAGGCCGACCATAAAGACGCGGTGGTCGAGATGGTGCGGCGGATGAAGGCGGCCGGCGATATCTATCTGGACACCTACGCGGGTTGGTATTCGGCCTCGGACGAAGCCTATTATTCCGAAGATGAGATCGAGGATGGCAAGGCCATTGAGTCGGGATCGGCGGTGGAGTGGGTCGAGGAGAAGAGCTATTTCTTCCGGCTGAGTAAATACGAGCAACCGCTTATTGAATGGTATAATTCTCAGGATATTCCGGTGCGCCCCAAGGCGCGGCGAAACGAGATCGCGGCGTTTGTCGAGGGCGGGCTCAACGACCTGTCGATCAGCCGAACGACCTTTAATTGGGGCATCGAGTTTCCCGAAGACCCCGAGCACGTGCTCTACGTGTGGGTCGACGCGCTGACCAATTATATCACCGGCATCGGCGGCTTTGATGAGAAGGGCGAGCCGGCAAAATTCTGGCCGGCGGATCTTCACCTTATTGGCAAGGATATCCTGCGCTTTCACGCCGTCTATTGGCCGGCCTTTTTGATGAGCGCCGGGGTGGAGCTCCCGAAGCAGGTCTTCGCCCACGGGTGGTGGACCGTCGACGGGCAAAAGATGAGCAAATCGCGCGGCAATTGGGTCGACGCCTTTGAGCTGGTCGAGCAATACCCGCTCGATCTTTTGCGCTACTTTATGATCCGCGAGATCCCGCTGGGCAGCGACGGCAATTTCGTCCAGGAGCGCATCGTCGAGCGCAACAACTCCGAGCTCGCCGATAACCTCGGGAACCTCGTTAATCGCACGACCAAGATGATGCAGGGATTTTTGGGCGGCACGGTGCCGAAGTCGGTTGAGACGGATGTTGAAGCCGATGTCTCGCTGCGCGAATGCGCCGCCAAGACGCTCACCGAAGTTCGCGACTCTATGGATAAGCGCGAGCCGCATCACGCGCTTGAGTCGATCATGCACCTGGGCAACGAGCTCAACCAATATATCCAGTCGACCCAGCCCTGGAAGGCCAAAAAAGAGGGCGATTCCGAGCGGGTCGAACAGATTCTTTATCACGCGCTCGAGGGCATCCGCTGGATGGCCGTGCTCGTGCAGGCGTTTGTGCCGGACGCGGCGGCCAAGATCCTCGTGGCCTTCGGGCTCGACCCGGTCGAGGGTGCGCGTCTGGATGCGCTCCAGTGGGGCGGTTTGCCGGCCGGAAATACCATCACGACCCCGGACGTACTCTTCGAGAAGATCGAGCTAGACGTGCCGAAGCCCGTTGAAAAAGAGCCGAAGAAAAAATCCAAGAAGAAGGGCGATAAGAAGATGAACAAAGATGATGCGGAGGGCAGCGGCCTGATCGAATTTGGCGACTTCCTCAAGGTGAAGATGGCCGTCGGACGCATCTTAAGCGCCGAGCGGGTCGACGGGGCCGATAAGCTGCTTAAATTGTCGGCAGATGTCGGCGAGGACGCGCCGCGTACCATCGTCGCCGGGTTGGCGCTGGCGTTTGAGCCCGAGGACCTGGTCAACAAGCAGGTGGCGATGGTCGTGAACCTGAAGCCTGCGAAATTATTTGGCATTAAATCCGAGGCGATGGTGTTGGCTGTTAAGGACGCCGATGGCGGACTTGAGCTGGCCTTTTTCTCCGATAATATCGTGCCCGGGACCCAAATTTCCTGA
- a CDS encoding HEAT repeat domain-containing protein, giving the protein MSYRYLADIHNPQTRIAEFEFRLREGTPLECRRVVLEAMADVYPPLRHQAGLQAAEMRDEALNRVLRALAVGDAEAAVEAVVAMGLDANCTPAPVAAVRQVACMGLEGAPDAQSIAALMQAGSDEDPDVRYRALIVLYELGATGEAFADLVAQRLMDPDPEVVVVAAQIVSHSGWAELTGLLVAQWRKLHGSNKFQLALCLSELVAESQVSLERDVLDAIVDQLLAALKDEITTSSAIHALQKLRVTRARAPLEKIVSGWFTHPIMKVEAAAALYMLGSPAGEKYLKKALGSSRKDARGYALRTVGRLRIEEFFSQLQFVARSPEYHADTAVLALADYGGEDARAVLAEVALNHAQHEVRSLAAKMLDEWNT; this is encoded by the coding sequence ATGAGCTATCGCTATTTAGCAGATATTCATAACCCGCAGACGCGGATCGCCGAGTTCGAGTTTCGCCTGCGCGAGGGCACCCCGCTGGAATGTCGGCGGGTCGTGCTCGAGGCGATGGCGGATGTGTATCCGCCGCTTCGCCATCAGGCGGGGCTTCAGGCCGCAGAGATGCGCGATGAGGCGTTGAATAGGGTGCTGCGGGCGCTGGCGGTCGGGGATGCTGAAGCCGCCGTTGAGGCGGTGGTCGCGATGGGCCTGGACGCCAATTGCACCCCGGCGCCGGTCGCCGCGGTGCGCCAGGTCGCCTGCATGGGGCTAGAAGGCGCGCCGGATGCGCAGAGCATCGCCGCGCTGATGCAGGCCGGCAGCGATGAGGACCCGGATGTGCGCTACCGCGCGCTCATCGTCCTGTATGAGCTGGGCGCGACGGGCGAGGCCTTCGCCGACCTGGTGGCTCAGCGCCTGATGGACCCGGACCCCGAGGTAGTGGTGGTCGCCGCTCAGATCGTGTCGCATTCGGGCTGGGCCGAACTGACGGGACTCCTGGTCGCGCAATGGCGCAAGCTACACGGCAGCAATAAGTTTCAGCTCGCCCTGTGTTTGAGCGAGCTGGTCGCCGAGTCGCAGGTCTCGCTTGAGCGGGACGTCTTAGACGCGATCGTTGACCAACTTTTGGCGGCTCTCAAAGATGAGATCACCACGTCAAGCGCGATCCACGCGCTCCAAAAACTGCGAGTAACGCGCGCGCGCGCGCCCCTTGAGAAGATTGTGTCCGGGTGGTTTACCCATCCGATCATGAAGGTCGAGGCCGCCGCCGCCCTCTATATGCTGGGGAGCCCGGCGGGCGAGAAATACCTGAAGAAGGCGCTGGGAAGCTCGCGCAAAGATGCGCGTGGCTACGCGCTGCGCACGGTTGGGCGTCTGCGCATCGAGGAGTTTTTCAGCCAATTGCAATTTGTCGCCCGGAGCCCAGAATACCATGCTGACACTGCGGTGCTCGCACTGGCCGATTACGGCGGCGAGGACGCACGCGCGGTGCTCGCCGAGGTTGCGCTGAACCACGCCCAGCACGAAGTTCGCTCGCTGGCCGCCAAGATGCTCGACGAGTGGAATACCTGA
- a CDS encoding TatD family hydrolase, which produces MNLIDTHAHLDSPKIYARLDEVLANAKEAGVDRIVTIGASRGMDSNRRALEIARQYDWIRCTIGLHPHDAESADEATVELLRREFAGDAQVVGIGETGLDYFYDNAPVDKQKWAFRQFLEMSKEFNKPVIIHSRDADEDCIAMLKETGVTGGILHCFTGSRWMAEELFELDFYLSFSGIVTFKSAAELLEIARDTPLERILVETDSPYLAPIPHRGRPNEPAYLRHTAEKIAEARGMSFEEFAQATTKNASRVFDWPLT; this is translated from the coding sequence ATGAATTTGATCGACACCCATGCGCATCTCGACTCCCCGAAGATCTATGCGCGCCTCGACGAGGTGCTGGCGAACGCCAAAGAGGCGGGCGTCGACCGGATCGTGACGATTGGCGCGAGCCGCGGGATGGACTCGAATCGGCGGGCGCTTGAGATCGCGCGGCAATACGATTGGATTCGCTGCACGATCGGGCTGCACCCGCACGACGCCGAGAGCGCCGACGAGGCCACGGTCGAATTGTTGCGCCGTGAGTTCGCCGGCGACGCGCAGGTCGTGGGGATCGGTGAGACCGGGTTGGACTATTTTTACGACAACGCGCCGGTCGACAAGCAAAAGTGGGCGTTTCGCCAATTCCTGGAGATGTCCAAGGAATTTAATAAGCCCGTGATCATCCATAGCCGCGACGCCGACGAAGATTGCATCGCGATGCTCAAAGAGACCGGGGTGACCGGCGGCATTCTGCATTGCTTCACCGGAAGTCGGTGGATGGCCGAGGAGCTGTTTGAGCTCGACTTCTATCTGTCGTTTTCGGGGATCGTGACCTTTAAGAGCGCCGCCGAGTTGCTCGAGATCGCGCGGGACACGCCGCTGGAGCGAATCCTGGTGGAGACGGATTCGCCGTATCTGGCGCCGATTCCGCATCGCGGGCGGCCCAATGAGCCGGCGTACTTGCGCCACACGGCCGAGAAGATCGCTGAGGCGCGCGGGATGTCATTTGAGGAGTTCGCCCAAGCAACCACGAAGAACGCGTCGCGCGTCTTTGATTGGCCGCTGACCTGA
- a CDS encoding HEAT repeat domain-containing protein, which yields MPIPSRFLKKKNPKESCLMRFNFQTGLGRRDNSSSDTNTCPAATSRLGWRRGLRNGLALALATACFGVGAPAFAEGGSVRYSYELIELGGDNEYGLVPVSEQKKLSGKLSKSKVFDAFKLLKAKKKTTYGNSSIKITGNLPSKAKISVTIDPSKASAGFAPIIMAETVYTLTELGVDGVEFPGHFDGKMVRADVPFYAYSLTLPLLNALPLKDYSGAQVLLPDGTLIPATQFNKRWKAKDAELEKALFSYLKSSQDFTVLRVLALLPKLKVDFRDEVIPLLDAKSPSVRARALNTLEGNREDAPVLAAVERMMKEDKDAKIARSAAEFLGKSKSAKASVNEPLYLLEKGSEKESVAALKSLESIGNKNKALKSAIVDAVVSHLVDKRAAVAAASSDALQALNADAEQIAALGNDKIAAELRLKIARELAGKSAASSAIVGYSYVGNNLSERDAELAIRKLGDIKGDDARKAVETFLTADTKRKRLVAGDVLAARGDIASMPAFSAAIAKGKDADELEALAYTLMAAQPVATVLSQSDSNNKSTKRVAYRALGELAVKSGGNAQVKEKLSRGARSSDADIRGASASALGAFKSKDGLETLKSLAADKSAKVRAGVANGLAYYKDGEGFEILEKYLDDSAPEVVAASLDAMAARAEAAKWDKIRELTEAKDAGVRSSAFAALGTLVSSEDKKGVNDVISLLSGAVSDSDRQVQLTALEQLASLKDSKATTGIAILLNAKEPELRVAAVEALGKTAQPSAIDLVVSVLDDSNPDIRRASIEALGELKAKAAKPQLQARLKTEEDEDLKILIKKTLGRI from the coding sequence GTGCCGATTCCGTCGAGATTCCTAAAGAAGAAGAACCCCAAAGAGAGTTGTCTGATGCGTTTTAACTTCCAGACCGGCCTCGGTCGCCGCGATAATTCCTCGTCTGATACCAATACCTGTCCCGCCGCAACGTCGCGGCTTGGATGGCGACGCGGACTGCGCAATGGGCTGGCGCTTGCGCTCGCGACGGCTTGTTTTGGGGTAGGCGCACCGGCGTTCGCAGAGGGCGGCAGCGTTCGCTATTCCTATGAGCTCATCGAATTGGGCGGCGATAACGAATACGGCCTGGTCCCGGTGAGCGAGCAGAAGAAGTTGTCGGGGAAGCTGAGTAAATCGAAGGTCTTCGACGCCTTTAAGCTGCTCAAGGCCAAGAAGAAGACGACCTACGGCAACTCCAGCATCAAGATAACTGGAAATCTTCCGTCAAAAGCCAAGATCTCGGTGACGATCGACCCCTCCAAGGCCAGCGCGGGCTTCGCGCCGATCATCATGGCGGAGACGGTCTATACGCTCACCGAATTAGGCGTCGACGGCGTCGAGTTCCCGGGGCATTTCGACGGCAAGATGGTGCGCGCCGACGTTCCCTTCTACGCCTATAGCTTGACGCTGCCGCTGTTGAACGCGCTGCCGCTCAAGGACTACTCGGGCGCCCAGGTGCTCTTGCCCGACGGCACGCTCATCCCCGCGACGCAGTTTAATAAGCGGTGGAAGGCCAAGGACGCCGAGCTTGAGAAGGCGCTCTTTAGTTATCTGAAGAGCTCCCAGGACTTCACGGTGCTGCGCGTGCTCGCGCTGCTTCCGAAGTTGAAGGTTGATTTCCGCGATGAAGTGATTCCGTTGCTCGACGCGAAATCCCCGAGCGTGCGCGCCCGCGCGCTTAACACGCTCGAGGGCAATCGCGAGGATGCGCCGGTGCTCGCCGCGGTTGAGCGCATGATGAAAGAAGATAAGGACGCAAAGATCGCGCGGTCGGCCGCCGAGTTCCTTGGGAAGTCGAAGTCCGCGAAGGCTTCGGTCAACGAGCCGCTTTATCTGCTCGAGAAAGGCTCCGAGAAAGAGTCGGTCGCCGCGCTCAAGTCGCTTGAGAGTATCGGCAATAAGAACAAGGCCCTGAAGTCGGCGATCGTCGACGCCGTCGTGTCGCACCTGGTGGACAAGCGGGCAGCGGTCGCGGCCGCGAGCTCCGACGCCCTGCAGGCGCTCAACGCCGACGCCGAGCAGATCGCGGCGCTCGGCAACGACAAGATTGCCGCGGAGCTTCGCCTGAAGATCGCTCGGGAGTTGGCGGGCAAGAGCGCTGCTTCCTCGGCGATCGTCGGTTACTCCTACGTCGGCAATAATCTGAGCGAGCGCGACGCCGAGTTGGCGATTCGTAAGCTTGGCGACATTAAGGGCGATGACGCGCGCAAGGCGGTCGAGACCTTTCTGACAGCCGATACCAAGCGCAAGCGCCTGGTCGCCGGTGACGTTCTGGCCGCGCGCGGCGACATCGCGTCGATGCCCGCATTCTCGGCGGCGATCGCCAAAGGCAAAGACGCCGATGAGCTTGAGGCGCTTGCCTATACCTTGATGGCCGCGCAGCCGGTCGCCACGGTTTTGAGCCAGAGCGACTCCAATAATAAGAGCACCAAGCGCGTGGCCTACCGCGCGCTGGGTGAGTTGGCCGTGAAGTCCGGCGGAAACGCCCAGGTCAAGGAGAAGTTGAGCCGCGGCGCGAGGAGCTCCGACGCCGATATTCGCGGCGCTTCGGCGAGCGCCCTGGGCGCGTTTAAGTCCAAAGACGGGCTCGAGACGCTCAAGAGTTTGGCCGCTGATAAGAGCGCGAAAGTGCGCGCCGGAGTGGCCAACGGCCTGGCTTATTATAAGGATGGCGAAGGTTTCGAGATCCTCGAGAAATACCTCGATGACTCGGCTCCGGAGGTCGTCGCCGCGTCGCTCGACGCGATGGCCGCGCGCGCCGAGGCAGCTAAATGGGATAAGATCCGTGAGCTCACCGAAGCCAAGGACGCGGGCGTGCGCTCCAGCGCGTTCGCGGCCCTCGGGACGCTGGTTTCCTCGGAAGATAAGAAGGGCGTCAACGACGTCATCAGCCTTCTCAGCGGTGCGGTGTCGGACTCGGACCGCCAGGTGCAACTGACCGCGCTCGAGCAGCTCGCCTCGCTGAAGGATTCGAAGGCCACGACCGGTATCGCGATCCTGCTCAACGCCAAAGAGCCGGAGCTCCGGGTTGCCGCGGTCGAAGCGCTCGGAAAGACCGCCCAGCCCAGCGCGATCGACCTGGTCGTAAGCGTGCTGGATGACTCGAACCCCGATATCCGCCGCGCCTCGATCGAAGCGCTGGGTGAGCTCAAGGCGAAGGCCGCCAAGCCCCAGCTTCAGGCGCGTCTCAAGACCGAAGAAGATGAAGACCTGAAGATCCTCATCAAGAAAACTCTGGGTCGTATCTAA
- a CDS encoding DUF192 domain-containing protein has translation MLKIYFSRVILGLLGVLLVAQVVACKSDDAMSAVTQADIGAQKASGLNGLGESCVTVKDCPSYLSCENEVCAMPPSLKDSVPENTPTLQFLGPQSAPVGTFYLELAISPDEHEKGLMYRRELPDDWGMLFIYPDEGMRSFWMQNTYIPLDMIFIDARGEVVHFLEEVEPLTRTPRRSERYARYVLELRGGRAAEIGLKVGHRVTLNHVDDKHDVKP, from the coding sequence ATGCTCAAGATTTATTTTTCACGCGTCATTCTGGGTCTGCTGGGCGTGCTGCTCGTGGCCCAGGTGGTCGCGTGTAAGAGCGATGACGCCATGAGCGCGGTGACGCAGGCTGATATCGGCGCCCAGAAGGCCAGCGGGCTCAATGGGCTTGGCGAGAGCTGTGTCACCGTGAAGGATTGCCCGAGCTATCTATCCTGCGAGAACGAGGTCTGCGCGATGCCGCCTTCTTTGAAGGATTCCGTGCCCGAGAATACGCCGACGCTCCAATTTCTGGGCCCGCAGAGTGCGCCGGTCGGGACGTTTTATCTCGAATTGGCCATATCGCCCGATGAGCACGAAAAGGGGCTGATGTACCGGCGCGAACTCCCCGATGATTGGGGGATGCTCTTCATCTATCCAGATGAAGGGATGCGCAGCTTTTGGATGCAGAATACCTATATCCCGCTCGATATGATCTTTATCGACGCGCGCGGCGAGGTGGTTCATTTTCTCGAGGAAGTCGAGCCGCTGACGCGCACGCCGCGCCGCTCGGAGCGCTACGCCCGCTATGTATTGGAACTGCGCGGGGGCAGGGCGGCCGAGATTGGCCTGAAGGTTGGCCACCGGGTGACGCTGAATCACGTCGACGACAAGCATGACGTCAAGCCCTGA